A single Apodemus sylvaticus chromosome 20, mApoSyl1.1, whole genome shotgun sequence DNA region contains:
- the Wiz gene encoding protein Wiz isoform X5, whose protein sequence is MKPYAKLKGSRKFLHHQGELKFLEKYSPSHHKFDWLQDTDEQGPLKGTGLQLDLSAQPPTVTSFRRVIVPVADTPKTLDMEGVGTTEDLEDFGELAQPSEWGLHTSASEVATQTWTVNSEASVERLQPLLSPVQTGSYLCELLQEVGGGADSHEEEEEEPAVFPCIECSIYFKHKEHLLEHMSQHRRAPGQEPPADLAPLACSECGWAFTEPNALEQHWQLHQASREKIIEEIQKLKRLPGDEGREARLQRPKCIFGTNSSRAFLQHAKLHVRGSPPSQQTKDPPRGGSPVLGVSTLVYPSYGDSSGPDTCVHCGFTAPSKSLLREHMRLVHAHAYWEEDGETLEDLTDQPGTSQDAYTHLPATATATATATADYFSNSEPLLASVWQENPSAYDPGLAFGPDSQQPGMRDCPFLSSGQQPLGKLAFPSPVASASYSTQLNRNKSAVHLQTVEDKCHPWSEEEGEEDEDVVLTSEMDFAPENGAFAPLAIPSLVPQPALELKQTFREALQAVDASETQQQQLQGMVPIVLMAKLRPQVIAAATLASPKLPPEELELRSTHPLDFLLLDTPLGGSLGLDTLLGGDPAMALKHEERKCPYCPDRFHNGIGLANHVRGHLNRVGVSYNVRHFISAEEVKAIERRFSFQKKKKKVANFDPGTFSLMRCDFCGAGFDTRAGLSSHARAHLRDFGITNWELTISPINILQELLATSAAELPPSPLGREPGGPPGSFLTSRRPRLPLTMPFPPTWAEDPGPIYGDGLCSEENTMVAMDLGSPLLPKKSLPVSGTLEQVASRLSSKVAAEVPHGSKQELPDLKAQSLTTCEVCGACFETRKGLSSHARSHLRQLGVAESESSGAPIDLLYELVKQKGLPDAPLGLPPSLAKKSSSPKEFMAGAARPGLLTLAKPMDVPAVNKAIKSPPGFSAKGLTHPSSSPLLKKAPLTLAGSPTPKNPEDKSPQLSLSPRPTSPKAQWPPSEDEGPLNLTLDSDGGRELDCQLCGAWFETRKGLSSHARAHLRHLGVSDPDAKGSPIDVLHGLIRRDGIQLRLPPGRGALAQLGRPPSACTALPLLPPPPPAKKAKLKASGVASPWGKQDLSAAGIFWASDVEPSPLNLSSGPEPTRDIRCEFCGEFFENRKGLSSHARSHLRQMGVTEWYVNGSPIDTLREILKRRTQSRPGGHLHPPGPSPKALAKVVGSGGPGSSLEARSPSDLHISPLAKKLPPPPGSPLGHSPTASPPPTARKMFSGLATPSLPKKLKPEHMRVEIKREMLPGALHGEPHPSEGPWGTPREEMAPLNLSSRAEPVRDIRCEFCGEFFENRKGLSSHARSHLRQMGVTEWSVNGSPIDTLREILKKKSKLCLIKKEPPAGDLAPALTEEASPTAAPGAMHSPLPLSPLASRPGKPGAGPTQLPRELSLSPIAGSKPSATSYLGPVATKRPLQEDRFLPAEVKAKTYIQTELPFKAKTLHEKTSHSSTEACCELCGLYFENRKALASHARAHLRQFGVTEWCVNGSPIETLSEWIKHRPQKVGAYRSYIQGGRPFTKKFRSAGHGRDSDKRPPLGLAPGGLSLVGRSAGGEPGPEASRAADSGERPLATSPPGTVKSEEYQRQNINKFERRQARPSDASAARGGEEANDLQRKLEEVRQPPPRVRPVPSLVPRPPQTSLVKFVGNIYTLKCRFCEVEFHGPLSIQEEWVRHLQRHILEMNFSKADPPPEEPQAPQAQTATVEAP, encoded by the exons ATGAAACCCTATGCCAAGCTCAAGGGCTCTAGAAAGTTCTTGCACCACCAGGGTGAACTGAAGTTCTTAGAGAAATACTCTCCAAGCCACCACAAGTTTGATTGGCTCCAAGATACAGATGAACAGGGGCCCCTGAAGGGCACAGGGTTGCAGCTGGACCTCTCTGCCCAGCCGCCGACTGTCACTTCCTTCAGGAGGGTGATTGTGCCAGTGGCTGACACTCCCAAGACCTTGGACATGGAGGGTGTGGGTACCACAGAGGACCTAGAGGACTTTGGGGAGCTGGCCCAGCCTTCTGAGTGGGGTCTCCACACATCAGCCTCAGAAGTGGCCACCCAGACCTGGACAGTGAACTCTGAAGCATCTGTGGAGCGACTGCAGCCTCTACTGTCCCCAGTGCAGACAGGATCATACCTGTGTGAACTGTTGCAGGAAGTAGGCGGTGGGGCGGACAGccatgaagaagaggaagaggagccagCTGTGTTTCCTTGCATCGAGTGCAGCATCTACTTCAAGCACAAGGAGCACCTCCTGGAGCACATGAGCCAGCACCGCCGAGCACCAGGCCAGGAGCCCCCGGCTGACCTGGCTCCACTGGCCTGTAGCGAGTGCGGCTgggccttcacagaaccaaacgCCCTGGAGCAGCACTGGCAGCTGCACCAGGCTTCCCGGGAGAAGATTATCGAGGAGATCCAAAAGCTAAAGCGGCTTCCAGGTGATGAGGGCCGAGAGGCGCGGCTGCAGCGCCCCAAGTGCATCTTTGGCACCAATTCCTCTAGAGCCTTCTTGCAGCACGCCAAGCTGCATGTGCGTGGGTCACCGCCCAGCCAGCAGACCAAGGACCCACCCAGGGGTGGCAGCCCAGTCTTAGGTGTTAGCACCCTCGTCTATCCCTCCTATGGAGACTCCTCAGGCCCTGATACCTGCGTTCACTGTGGCTTCACAGCACCTAGCAAGAGTCTGCTCAGGGAGCACATGAGGCTAGTACATGCCCATGCCTAttgggaggaggatggagagaccTTGGAGGACctcactgaccagccaggcaCTAGCCAGGATGCATATACTCACCTAcctgccaccgccaccgccaccgccactgcCACTGCAGACTACTTTAGCAACTCtgagcctctcctggcctctgtgtggCAGGAGAACCCTTCTGCATATGACCCTGGCCTAGCCTTTGGTCCAGACTCTCAGCAGCCAGGCATGAGAGATTGTCCATTTTTAAGTTCCGGCCAGCAACCTCTTGGAAAGCTGGCCTTTCCTTCCCCTGTGGCATCTGCTTCCTATTCTACACAGCTCAATAGAAACAAAAGCGCTGTCCACCTGCAGACAGTGGAAGACAAGTGTCATCCTTGGagtgaagaggaaggggaggaagatgaagatgTAGTGCTGACTTCTGAAATGGATTTTGCCCCTGAAAACGGAGCCTTTGCACCCCTAGCCATCCCTAGCCTCGTCCCTCAGCCAGCCCTTGAGTTGAAGCAGACTTTCCGAGAAGCCCTGCAGGCAGTTGATGCCTCAGagactcagcagcagcagctccaagGAATGGTGCCTATTGTTCTGATGGCCAAGCTCAGGCCGCAGGTCATAGCCGCAGCCACGCTAGCATCCCCAAAGCTGCCACCTGAGGAGTTAGAGCTGAGAAGCACCCACCCCCTGGACTTCCTGCTCCTAGATACACCTTTGGGTGGTTCGCTGGGTCTGGACACACTCCTAGGAGGGGATCCAGCCATGGCGTTAAAGCATGAGGAGCGGAAATGCCCCTACTGTCCTGATCGTTTCCACAATGGCATTGGGCTGGCCAATCATGTCCGGGGCCACCTGAACCGTGTGGGTGTCAGCTACAATGTGCGGCATTTCATCTCTGCAGAGGAGGTGAAGGCCATTGAACGCAGGTTTTCcttccagaagaaaaagaaaaaag TGGCTAACTTCGACCCGGGCACCTTTAGTCTGATGCGATGTGACTTCTGTGGGGCTGGTTTCGATACTCGGGCTGGCCTCTCCAGTCACGCCCGGGCCCACCTTCGTGACTTTGGCATCACCAACTGGGAGCTTACCATCTCACCCATCAACATCCTGCAGGAGCTGCTGGCCACCTCGGCAGCTGAGTTGCCCCCAAGTCCCCTGGGCCGTGAGCCTGGTGGGCCACCTGGAAGCTTCCTGACTTCACGACGGCCACGCTTACCTCTCACCATGCCCTTCCCACCTACCTGGGCTGAGGACCCTGGGCCAATCTACGGAGATG GCCTGTGTTCTGAGGAAAACACAATGGTAGCCATGGACTTGGGGTCTCCCTTACTCCCAAAGAAGAGCCTGCCTGTCTCTGGGACCCTGGAGCAGGTGGCCAGTCGGCTGAGCAGCAAAGTGGCCGCAGAGGTTCCTCATGGCAGCAAACAGGAGCTGCCAGACCTCAAGG CCCAGAGCCTGACGACCTGTGAGGTCTGCGGTGCCTGCTTTGAGACACGAAAGGGCCTGTCCAGCCACGCACGTTCACATCTGCGGCAGCTTGGGGTCGCAGAGTCAGAGAGCAGTGGTGCTCCCATCGACCTCCTCTACGAGCTGGTGAAACAGAAGGGCCTGCCTGATGCTCCCCTGGGGCTGCCCCCTAGCCTGGCCAAGAAGTCCAGCTCACCAAAGGAGTTCATGGCTGGGGCTGCCAGGCCTGGCCTCCTCACCCTGGCCAAACCTATGGATGTCCCTGCTGTCAACAAAGCCATCAAATCACCTCCTGGCTTCTCAGCCAAGGGCCTGACCCACCCATCCAGCTCTCCACTCCTCAAGAAGGCCCCACTGACTCTGGCAGGATCCCCTACACCCAAGAATCCTGAGGACAAGAGCCCCCAGCTGTCCCTGAGTCCCCGGCCAACTTCCCCAAAGGCACAATGGCCCCCGTCTGAGGACGAGGGGCCTCTGAATCTCA CTTTAGATAGTGACGGGGGCAGAGAGCTGGACTGCCAGCTGTGTGGTGCCTGGTTTGAGACCCGCAAGGGCCTGTCCAGCCACGCCCGTGCCCACCTGCGCCACCTGGGCGTCAGCGACCCGGATGCCAAGGGATCCCCCATAGACGTGCTCCACGGGCTCATCAGGAGGGACGGCATCCAGCTCCGCCTCCCACCCGGGCGGGGAGCCCTGGCCCAGCTGGGGCGGCCCCCCTCCGCCTGCACAGCCCTCCCCTTGCTCCCTCCCCCACCGCCGGCCAAGAAGGCCAAGCTGAAGGCCTCGGGTGTGGCCAGCCCCTGGGGGAAGCAGGACCTCTCGGCCGCCGGCATTTTCTGGGCCTCTGATGTGGAGCCATCTCCTCTCAACCTCT CTTCAGGCCCAGAGCCAACAAGAGATATACGCTGTGAGTTCTGTGGTGAGTTCTTTGAGAACAGAAAGGGCCTGTCTAGCCATGCGCGCTCCCACCTGCGCCAGATGGGTGTGACTGAGTGGTATGTGAATGGCTCTCCCATCGACACACTTCGGGAGATCCTGAAGAGACGGACCCAATCCAGGCCAGGTGGACACCTCCACCCACCAGGTCCTAGCCCAAAAGCCCTGGCCAAGGTGGTGGGCAGTGGAGGGCCTGGCAGCTCACTAGAAGCCCGAAGTCCCTCTGATCTTCACATCTCACCTTTGGCCAAGAagttgccaccaccaccaggcagtCCCCTGGGCCACTCACcaactgcttctcctcctcccacGGCCCGGAAGATGTTCTCAGGCCTTGCTACACCCTCCCTGCCCAAGAAACTGAAGCCTGAACACATGAGAGTGGAGATCAAGAGGGAGATGCTGCCAGGGGCCCTTCATGGGGAGCCACACCCATCTGAGGGTCCCTGGGGCACGCCTCGAGAAGAAATGGCACCCTTGAACCTGT CATCTCGGGCAGAGCCAGTGCGTGACATCCGGTGTGAGTTCTGTGGTGAGTTCTTCGAGAACCGCAAGGGCCTGTCCAGCCATGCGCGCTCCCACCTGCGCCAGATGGGTGTGACTGAGTGGTCTGTCAATGGCTCTCCCATCGACACACTTCGGGAGATCCTGAAGAAGAAATCCAAGCTGTGCCTCATCAAAAAAGAGCCTCCAGCTGGAGACCTGGCTCCTGCCCTCACTGAAGAAGCCTCTCCCACGGCAGCTCCTGGGGCTATGCATTCCCCACTGCCTCTATCACCCCTGGCTAGCCGGCcaggaaaaccaggagctgggccAACCCAGCTTCCCCGGGAGCTCAGCCTGTCACCCATCGCAGGGTCCAAGCCCTCAGCTACCAGCTATCTGGGCCCAGTGGCAACCAAGCGGCCCCTCCAGGAGGACCGCTTCCTCCCAGCAGAGGTCAAGGCCAAGACCTACATCCAGACTGAACTGCCCTTCAAGGCAAAGACTCTCCATGAGAAGACCTCCCACTCCT CCACCGAGGCCTGCTGTGAGCTCTGTGGCCTTTACTTTGAAAACCGCAAAGCCCTAGCCAGCCATGCGAGGGCACATCTGCGGCAGTTCGGTGTGACGGAGTGGTGTGTCAACGGCTCTCCCATCGAGACCCTGAGTGAGTGGATCAAACACCGGCCTCAGAAAGTGGGTGCCTACCGAAGCTACATCCAGGGTGGCCGCCCCTTTACCAAGAAGTTCCGCAGTGCTGGCCATGGCCGTGACAGTGACAAGCGGCCACCCCTGGGGCTGGCACCTGGGGGCCTATCCCTGGTTGGCCGAAGTGCTGGGGGGGAACCAGGGCCTGAAGCTAGCAGGGCCGCCGACAGTGGTGAACGGCCTCTGGCAACCAGCCCACCAGGGACCGTGAAGTCAGAGGAGTATCAACGGCAAAATATCAACA AATTTGAACGCAGACAAGCCCGCCCCTCAGATGCCTCTGCAGCTCGGGGTGGTGAGGAAGCCAATGACCTGCAACGGAAGCTGGAAGAAGTGCGGCAACCCCCACCCCGGGTCCGGCCAGTCCCCTCCCTGGTGCCTCGGCCCCCCCAAACGTCATTGGTCAAGTTTGTGGGCAACATTTATACCCTCAAGTGCAG GTTCTGTGAAGTGGAATTCCACGGCCCACTCTCTATCCAGGAAGAGTGGGTACGGCATTTACAGCGGCACATCCTGGAGATGAACTTCTCCAAAGCAGACCCTCCACCTGAGGAGCCCCAGGCCCCACAGGCACAGACAGCAACTGTAGAGGCACCCTAA
- the Wiz gene encoding protein Wiz isoform X10 translates to MAASTAQCRVTKAESKAAAGPRAGGTRERAPTGAPSPGPPSPGPVVLPPPPPPPPPPPPPPPSRDGPKAEPEQGPGPAPAPAPGLCSEENTMVAMDLGSPLLPKKSLPVSGTLEQVASRLSSKVAAEVPHGSKQELPDLKAQSLTTCEVCGACFETRKGLSSHARSHLRQLGVAESESSGAPIDLLYELVKQKGLPDAPLGLPPSLAKKSSSPKEFMAGAARPGLLTLAKPMDVPAVNKAIKSPPGFSAKGLTHPSSSPLLKKAPLTLAGSPTPKNPEDKSPQLSLSPRPTSPKAQWPPSEDEGPLNLTLDSDGGRELDCQLCGAWFETRKGLSSHARAHLRHLGVSDPDAKGSPIDVLHGLIRRDGIQLRLPPGRGALAQLGRPPSACTALPLLPPPPPAKKAKLKASGVASPWGKQDLSAAGIFWASDVEPSPLNLSSGPEPTRDIRCEFCGEFFENRKGLSSHARSHLRQMGVTEWYVNGSPIDTLREILKRRTQSRPGGHLHPPGPSPKALAKVVGSGGPGSSLEARSPSDLHISPLAKKLPPPPGSPLGHSPTASPPPTARKMFSGLATPSLPKKLKPEHMRVEIKREMLPGALHGEPHPSEGPWGTPREEMAPLNLSSRAEPVRDIRCEFCGEFFENRKGLSSHARSHLRQMGVTEWSVNGSPIDTLREILKKKSKLCLIKKEPPAGDLAPALTEEASPTAAPGAMHSPLPLSPLASRPGKPGAGPTQLPRELSLSPIAGSKPSATSYLGPVATKRPLQEDRFLPAEVKAKTYIQTELPFKAKTLHEKTSHSSTEACCELCGLYFENRKALASHARAHLRQFGVTEWCVNGSPIETLSEWIKHRPQKVGAYRSYIQGGRPFTKKFRSAGHGRDSDKRPPLGLAPGGLSLVGRSAGGEPGPEASRAADSGERPLATSPPGTVKSEEYQRQNINKFERRQARPSDASAARGGEEANDLQRKLEEVRQPPPRVRPVPSLVPRPPQTSLVKFVGNIYTLKCRFCEVEFHGPLSIQEEWVRHLQRHILEMNFSKADPPPEEPQAPQAQTATVEAP, encoded by the exons ATGGCCGCCTCCACCGCCCAGTGCCGAGTGACAAAAGCGGAGAGCAAGGCGGCGGCGGGGCCGCGCGCGGGGGGTACCCGGGAGCGCGCGCCCACGGGGGCGCCCTCGCCAGGCCCCCCGAGTCCAGGACCGGTGGTTCtcccgcctccgccgccgcctccacccccaccgccgccgccaccgccgtcGCGGGACGGGCCCAAGGCCGAGCCGGAGCAGGGGCCCGGGCCCGCGCCCGCGCCCGCTCCGG GCCTGTGTTCTGAGGAAAACACAATGGTAGCCATGGACTTGGGGTCTCCCTTACTCCCAAAGAAGAGCCTGCCTGTCTCTGGGACCCTGGAGCAGGTGGCCAGTCGGCTGAGCAGCAAAGTGGCCGCAGAGGTTCCTCATGGCAGCAAACAGGAGCTGCCAGACCTCAAGG CCCAGAGCCTGACGACCTGTGAGGTCTGCGGTGCCTGCTTTGAGACACGAAAGGGCCTGTCCAGCCACGCACGTTCACATCTGCGGCAGCTTGGGGTCGCAGAGTCAGAGAGCAGTGGTGCTCCCATCGACCTCCTCTACGAGCTGGTGAAACAGAAGGGCCTGCCTGATGCTCCCCTGGGGCTGCCCCCTAGCCTGGCCAAGAAGTCCAGCTCACCAAAGGAGTTCATGGCTGGGGCTGCCAGGCCTGGCCTCCTCACCCTGGCCAAACCTATGGATGTCCCTGCTGTCAACAAAGCCATCAAATCACCTCCTGGCTTCTCAGCCAAGGGCCTGACCCACCCATCCAGCTCTCCACTCCTCAAGAAGGCCCCACTGACTCTGGCAGGATCCCCTACACCCAAGAATCCTGAGGACAAGAGCCCCCAGCTGTCCCTGAGTCCCCGGCCAACTTCCCCAAAGGCACAATGGCCCCCGTCTGAGGACGAGGGGCCTCTGAATCTCA CTTTAGATAGTGACGGGGGCAGAGAGCTGGACTGCCAGCTGTGTGGTGCCTGGTTTGAGACCCGCAAGGGCCTGTCCAGCCACGCCCGTGCCCACCTGCGCCACCTGGGCGTCAGCGACCCGGATGCCAAGGGATCCCCCATAGACGTGCTCCACGGGCTCATCAGGAGGGACGGCATCCAGCTCCGCCTCCCACCCGGGCGGGGAGCCCTGGCCCAGCTGGGGCGGCCCCCCTCCGCCTGCACAGCCCTCCCCTTGCTCCCTCCCCCACCGCCGGCCAAGAAGGCCAAGCTGAAGGCCTCGGGTGTGGCCAGCCCCTGGGGGAAGCAGGACCTCTCGGCCGCCGGCATTTTCTGGGCCTCTGATGTGGAGCCATCTCCTCTCAACCTCT CTTCAGGCCCAGAGCCAACAAGAGATATACGCTGTGAGTTCTGTGGTGAGTTCTTTGAGAACAGAAAGGGCCTGTCTAGCCATGCGCGCTCCCACCTGCGCCAGATGGGTGTGACTGAGTGGTATGTGAATGGCTCTCCCATCGACACACTTCGGGAGATCCTGAAGAGACGGACCCAATCCAGGCCAGGTGGACACCTCCACCCACCAGGTCCTAGCCCAAAAGCCCTGGCCAAGGTGGTGGGCAGTGGAGGGCCTGGCAGCTCACTAGAAGCCCGAAGTCCCTCTGATCTTCACATCTCACCTTTGGCCAAGAagttgccaccaccaccaggcagtCCCCTGGGCCACTCACcaactgcttctcctcctcccacGGCCCGGAAGATGTTCTCAGGCCTTGCTACACCCTCCCTGCCCAAGAAACTGAAGCCTGAACACATGAGAGTGGAGATCAAGAGGGAGATGCTGCCAGGGGCCCTTCATGGGGAGCCACACCCATCTGAGGGTCCCTGGGGCACGCCTCGAGAAGAAATGGCACCCTTGAACCTGT CATCTCGGGCAGAGCCAGTGCGTGACATCCGGTGTGAGTTCTGTGGTGAGTTCTTCGAGAACCGCAAGGGCCTGTCCAGCCATGCGCGCTCCCACCTGCGCCAGATGGGTGTGACTGAGTGGTCTGTCAATGGCTCTCCCATCGACACACTTCGGGAGATCCTGAAGAAGAAATCCAAGCTGTGCCTCATCAAAAAAGAGCCTCCAGCTGGAGACCTGGCTCCTGCCCTCACTGAAGAAGCCTCTCCCACGGCAGCTCCTGGGGCTATGCATTCCCCACTGCCTCTATCACCCCTGGCTAGCCGGCcaggaaaaccaggagctgggccAACCCAGCTTCCCCGGGAGCTCAGCCTGTCACCCATCGCAGGGTCCAAGCCCTCAGCTACCAGCTATCTGGGCCCAGTGGCAACCAAGCGGCCCCTCCAGGAGGACCGCTTCCTCCCAGCAGAGGTCAAGGCCAAGACCTACATCCAGACTGAACTGCCCTTCAAGGCAAAGACTCTCCATGAGAAGACCTCCCACTCCT CCACCGAGGCCTGCTGTGAGCTCTGTGGCCTTTACTTTGAAAACCGCAAAGCCCTAGCCAGCCATGCGAGGGCACATCTGCGGCAGTTCGGTGTGACGGAGTGGTGTGTCAACGGCTCTCCCATCGAGACCCTGAGTGAGTGGATCAAACACCGGCCTCAGAAAGTGGGTGCCTACCGAAGCTACATCCAGGGTGGCCGCCCCTTTACCAAGAAGTTCCGCAGTGCTGGCCATGGCCGTGACAGTGACAAGCGGCCACCCCTGGGGCTGGCACCTGGGGGCCTATCCCTGGTTGGCCGAAGTGCTGGGGGGGAACCAGGGCCTGAAGCTAGCAGGGCCGCCGACAGTGGTGAACGGCCTCTGGCAACCAGCCCACCAGGGACCGTGAAGTCAGAGGAGTATCAACGGCAAAATATCAACA AATTTGAACGCAGACAAGCCCGCCCCTCAGATGCCTCTGCAGCTCGGGGTGGTGAGGAAGCCAATGACCTGCAACGGAAGCTGGAAGAAGTGCGGCAACCCCCACCCCGGGTCCGGCCAGTCCCCTCCCTGGTGCCTCGGCCCCCCCAAACGTCATTGGTCAAGTTTGTGGGCAACATTTATACCCTCAAGTGCAG GTTCTGTGAAGTGGAATTCCACGGCCCACTCTCTATCCAGGAAGAGTGGGTACGGCATTTACAGCGGCACATCCTGGAGATGAACTTCTCCAAAGCAGACCCTCCACCTGAGGAGCCCCAGGCCCCACAGGCACAGACAGCAACTGTAGAGGCACCCTAA
- the Wiz gene encoding protein Wiz isoform X15, whose translation MAASTAQCRVTKAESKAAAGPRAGGTRERAPTGAPSPGPPSPGPVVLPPPPPPPPPPPPPPPSRDGPKAEPEQGPGPAPAPAPGLCSEENTMVAMDLGSPLLPKKSLPVSGTLEQVASRLSSKVAAEVPHGSKQELPDLKAQSLTTCEVCGACFETRKGLSSHARSHLRQLGVAESESSGAPIDLLYELVKQKGLPDAPLGLPPSLAKKSSSPKEFMAGAARPGLLTLAKPMDVPAVNKAIKSPPGFSAKGLTHPSSSPLLKKAPLTLAGSPTPKNPEDKSPQLSLSPRPTSPKAQWPPSEDEGPLNLTSGPEPTRDIRCEFCGEFFENRKGLSSHARSHLRQMGVTEWYVNGSPIDTLREILKRRTQSRPGGHLHPPGPSPKALAKVVGSGGPGSSLEARSPSDLHISPLAKKLPPPPGSPLGHSPTASPPPTARKMFSGLATPSLPKKLKPEHMRVEIKREMLPGALHGEPHPSEGPWGTPREEMAPLNLSSRAEPVRDIRCEFCGEFFENRKGLSSHARSHLRQMGVTEWSVNGSPIDTLREILKKKSKLCLIKKEPPAGDLAPALTEEASPTAAPGAMHSPLPLSPLASRPGKPGAGPTQLPRELSLSPIAGSKPSATSYLGPVATKRPLQEDRFLPAEVKAKTYIQTELPFKAKTLHEKTSHSSTEACCELCGLYFENRKALASHARAHLRQFGVTEWCVNGSPIETLSEWIKHRPQKVGAYRSYIQGGRPFTKKFRSAGHGRDSDKRPPLGLAPGGLSLVGRSAGGEPGPEASRAADSGERPLATSPPGTVKSEEYQRQNINKFERRQARPSDASAARGGEEANDLQRKLEEVRQPPPRVRPVPSLVPRPPQTSLVKFVGNIYTLKCRFCEVEFHGPLSIQEEWVRHLQRHILEMNFSKADPPPEEPQAPQAQTATVEAP comes from the exons ATGGCCGCCTCCACCGCCCAGTGCCGAGTGACAAAAGCGGAGAGCAAGGCGGCGGCGGGGCCGCGCGCGGGGGGTACCCGGGAGCGCGCGCCCACGGGGGCGCCCTCGCCAGGCCCCCCGAGTCCAGGACCGGTGGTTCtcccgcctccgccgccgcctccacccccaccgccgccgccaccgccgtcGCGGGACGGGCCCAAGGCCGAGCCGGAGCAGGGGCCCGGGCCCGCGCCCGCGCCCGCTCCGG GCCTGTGTTCTGAGGAAAACACAATGGTAGCCATGGACTTGGGGTCTCCCTTACTCCCAAAGAAGAGCCTGCCTGTCTCTGGGACCCTGGAGCAGGTGGCCAGTCGGCTGAGCAGCAAAGTGGCCGCAGAGGTTCCTCATGGCAGCAAACAGGAGCTGCCAGACCTCAAGG CCCAGAGCCTGACGACCTGTGAGGTCTGCGGTGCCTGCTTTGAGACACGAAAGGGCCTGTCCAGCCACGCACGTTCACATCTGCGGCAGCTTGGGGTCGCAGAGTCAGAGAGCAGTGGTGCTCCCATCGACCTCCTCTACGAGCTGGTGAAACAGAAGGGCCTGCCTGATGCTCCCCTGGGGCTGCCCCCTAGCCTGGCCAAGAAGTCCAGCTCACCAAAGGAGTTCATGGCTGGGGCTGCCAGGCCTGGCCTCCTCACCCTGGCCAAACCTATGGATGTCCCTGCTGTCAACAAAGCCATCAAATCACCTCCTGGCTTCTCAGCCAAGGGCCTGACCCACCCATCCAGCTCTCCACTCCTCAAGAAGGCCCCACTGACTCTGGCAGGATCCCCTACACCCAAGAATCCTGAGGACAAGAGCCCCCAGCTGTCCCTGAGTCCCCGGCCAACTTCCCCAAAGGCACAATGGCCCCCGTCTGAGGACGAGGGGCCTCTGAATCTCA CTTCAGGCCCAGAGCCAACAAGAGATATACGCTGTGAGTTCTGTGGTGAGTTCTTTGAGAACAGAAAGGGCCTGTCTAGCCATGCGCGCTCCCACCTGCGCCAGATGGGTGTGACTGAGTGGTATGTGAATGGCTCTCCCATCGACACACTTCGGGAGATCCTGAAGAGACGGACCCAATCCAGGCCAGGTGGACACCTCCACCCACCAGGTCCTAGCCCAAAAGCCCTGGCCAAGGTGGTGGGCAGTGGAGGGCCTGGCAGCTCACTAGAAGCCCGAAGTCCCTCTGATCTTCACATCTCACCTTTGGCCAAGAagttgccaccaccaccaggcagtCCCCTGGGCCACTCACcaactgcttctcctcctcccacGGCCCGGAAGATGTTCTCAGGCCTTGCTACACCCTCCCTGCCCAAGAAACTGAAGCCTGAACACATGAGAGTGGAGATCAAGAGGGAGATGCTGCCAGGGGCCCTTCATGGGGAGCCACACCCATCTGAGGGTCCCTGGGGCACGCCTCGAGAAGAAATGGCACCCTTGAACCTGT CATCTCGGGCAGAGCCAGTGCGTGACATCCGGTGTGAGTTCTGTGGTGAGTTCTTCGAGAACCGCAAGGGCCTGTCCAGCCATGCGCGCTCCCACCTGCGCCAGATGGGTGTGACTGAGTGGTCTGTCAATGGCTCTCCCATCGACACACTTCGGGAGATCCTGAAGAAGAAATCCAAGCTGTGCCTCATCAAAAAAGAGCCTCCAGCTGGAGACCTGGCTCCTGCCCTCACTGAAGAAGCCTCTCCCACGGCAGCTCCTGGGGCTATGCATTCCCCACTGCCTCTATCACCCCTGGCTAGCCGGCcaggaaaaccaggagctgggccAACCCAGCTTCCCCGGGAGCTCAGCCTGTCACCCATCGCAGGGTCCAAGCCCTCAGCTACCAGCTATCTGGGCCCAGTGGCAACCAAGCGGCCCCTCCAGGAGGACCGCTTCCTCCCAGCAGAGGTCAAGGCCAAGACCTACATCCAGACTGAACTGCCCTTCAAGGCAAAGACTCTCCATGAGAAGACCTCCCACTCCT CCACCGAGGCCTGCTGTGAGCTCTGTGGCCTTTACTTTGAAAACCGCAAAGCCCTAGCCAGCCATGCGAGGGCACATCTGCGGCAGTTCGGTGTGACGGAGTGGTGTGTCAACGGCTCTCCCATCGAGACCCTGAGTGAGTGGATCAAACACCGGCCTCAGAAAGTGGGTGCCTACCGAAGCTACATCCAGGGTGGCCGCCCCTTTACCAAGAAGTTCCGCAGTGCTGGCCATGGCCGTGACAGTGACAAGCGGCCACCCCTGGGGCTGGCACCTGGGGGCCTATCCCTGGTTGGCCGAAGTGCTGGGGGGGAACCAGGGCCTGAAGCTAGCAGGGCCGCCGACAGTGGTGAACGGCCTCTGGCAACCAGCCCACCAGGGACCGTGAAGTCAGAGGAGTATCAACGGCAAAATATCAACA AATTTGAACGCAGACAAGCCCGCCCCTCAGATGCCTCTGCAGCTCGGGGTGGTGAGGAAGCCAATGACCTGCAACGGAAGCTGGAAGAAGTGCGGCAACCCCCACCCCGGGTCCGGCCAGTCCCCTCCCTGGTGCCTCGGCCCCCCCAAACGTCATTGGTCAAGTTTGTGGGCAACATTTATACCCTCAAGTGCAG GTTCTGTGAAGTGGAATTCCACGGCCCACTCTCTATCCAGGAAGAGTGGGTACGGCATTTACAGCGGCACATCCTGGAGATGAACTTCTCCAAAGCAGACCCTCCACCTGAGGAGCCCCAGGCCCCACAGGCACAGACAGCAACTGTAGAGGCACCCTAA